One Natrinema longum genomic window carries:
- the pfdA gene encoding prefoldin subunit alpha, with amino-acid sequence MSQQQLQQLSQELQEIEEQIEALQTNVEAIQQEKTEVDEAIEALDTLETGSTVQMPLGGGAYLRTTIENIDEVIVDLGADYAAEFEEDDAVDALENKKEHLDDQIDELNEEIAELETESSELEQQAQQLQQQAMQQQMQGMGQGQPDE; translated from the coding sequence GATCGAAGAACAGATCGAGGCCCTGCAGACGAACGTCGAGGCAATCCAGCAGGAAAAGACCGAGGTCGACGAGGCCATCGAAGCCCTCGACACGCTCGAGACCGGCTCGACCGTCCAGATGCCGCTTGGCGGCGGCGCGTATCTCCGAACGACGATCGAGAACATCGACGAAGTGATCGTCGACCTCGGTGCCGACTACGCCGCGGAGTTCGAGGAGGACGACGCCGTCGATGCCCTCGAGAACAAGAAAGAGCACCTCGACGACCAGATCGACGAGCTCAACGAGGAGATCGCCGAACTCGAGACCGAGAGCAGCGAACTCGAGCAGCAGGCCCAGCAGCTCCAACAGCAGGCGATGCAACAGCAGATGCAGGGGATGGGTCAGGGTCAGCCCGACGAGTAA